TGCCCTCGCCCCGCAACCATGACTGGCCCGTTTTCCCTAGTGCGCAGCCCCCTGCACTAGCAGATTCGGGCAAGTCACCACGGGGCCTGACGAGGGTGGCCCACTTTTGCTAGTCGCGAGGGTCGCGCACTAGCAAAAAAGGGCAAGTCTGGGCCTGGGGCGGATGCGAGGGCCCACGGAGGCGGCCGGGAGGGCGGGCCAGATCAGGCGGTGGCGCGGGCCAGATCAGGCGGTGGCGCGGGCCAGGTCGGGCAGGCGGTGCAGGGCGTCGACGAGCGGGCCGAGTTCCGGCTCCTCCTCGGCGTCGGCCAGCGCATCCGCGAGTGCCTCGTCGTAGACCGGGCGGGCGCGGGCGAGCAGGGCCTTGCCGGCCTCGGTGAGTTCGGTGTAGATGCCGCGGCGGTCGTCGGCGCAGAGGATGCGGGTGAGCAGCGCCCGGTCCTCCAGCCGGTTCACCAGCCGGGTCGTTGCGCTGCTGGAGAG
This is a stretch of genomic DNA from Cryobacterium soli. It encodes these proteins:
- a CDS encoding MarR family winged helix-turn-helix transcriptional regulator; protein product: MSIEDDAVEIRAQGWRTLAALHGRIETVLERALQGGFDLSVVEFTVLDALSRQHGWHMRMQQLARAAALSSSATTRLVNRLEDRALLTRILCADDRRGIYTELTEAGKALLARARPVYDEALADALADAEEEPELGPLVDALHRLPDLARATA